The genomic interval CATTTTGCGGGATTTATACAAAACGAGAATATTATCGCCCTGAAAGATTCCTCCTCCACTTCCCCCAAGATCAAAACCTGCAATAGAAGCAAGTCCGGCATATTGCGAAAGCCCACCACCTTTATCTGCATCATCCAGCACAAAAGTTGTCGTAGCTATATATACAGGCTTCTTGTACCAGGCATAGGTATAGCCTAAAATTCCGCCTAAAATCCCAAAAGCCAGAATAGTCATCCATTTAGATAAGATGTACCGATACCATTCTCCAAATTTAACAGAGAGTTCTTTTAATGAGATCTCGTCAGTTTCATTTTTTATTTCTATTGCTTTTTCTTCCATGTTTCGCTTTTCCAAGCAATTAATAATAACAATAAACTACTTCAGAATTAATTCAGCCAACACTATTAACGTAAAATCACAACCAATGCAGTGATAAGACCTGACAAAGCAGCAGCAACAGCAGATATACCCGCAATACCAAACTTCTCTCTCGGAGCACGTTTAGGTACAAAAATCTCAGCACCAGGTTTAACACGCGGATAATTGTTGAAGAATAGGAATTTACTTCCAGCATCTACTGAACCATTAGCATATTGAATATAGGCGCTCTTTTTATTCGCATTATAAGTAAATCCACCAGCACCATTAATATATTGTTTCATGCTTTTATTCGGGCTGTAAACGATGTTCGTCGGTCTTAATACTTCTCCGGTAACTTTAACAGTTTGCAACTGCTTAGGCACCCTGATTACATCTCCGTCTTCCAGTAGTAAATCATATTTTGAGGCAGGGTCTTTCAATATCTTTACCAGATCTATTCCGACTAAATCACTACCCAATACCTTCACTTCCTGAATAAGCTGAGCAGTATCCTGAACACCAACTCCCTGAAGCCTTTTTAAATTTGCCATCTTCTGCATCTCTTCTTCCTGCTTATCAATCGCATTTTTATCGGATGAATTACCTGGTATTATTTTTCCATTTTTATCTCTTACACTTTCCTGACCCGGCCTTTTCAGCGAAGCACCTTCAGCAAACGAAAGTACGGTCAGACCACCTGCTCTTTTAATCACATCAGAAATACGTTCATCTTTTCTTGTGATCGTATAAATACCCGGATAGAGTACCTCACCTTCAATTCTAACCTGTTGTTGTACCTGATACCCCTCAGAACTTCTGACAGAGACAATATCAAATGGCTGCAATACAAAAGCCGAATCCTGAATTTTTAAATCTCTTGAGATATTTACATTCAATATATCTGCAGTTTTTGCCGAGATTGAACTGGCATCACTATTCTTTATTCTTCTGGCAATTTCTATGCGGCCCGGCGTAGCGCCTTCTCTAAAACCACCGGCCATTTGTATTAAGGCCTCCAGGGTCATACCATCGCCATAATCAAATGTACCAGGATTTCTTACCTCACCTTTAATATCAACTTTATATTCTTCCCTTAAATCAAAAATAGAAGAGATCGTAACTTTATCTTCTCTTCTTAAAGTGATATCAGGATCTGTTCCTTTAGAAACTTTATCCACATCAAAAGACAATAATGCAAGACTGTTATCCGAATTTAATCTGGAAATATAGCCCCTGTTTAAAAATGCATCTTCCTTTAAACCATCCGCTTTTTGAATTAATTGTTTAAGTGTCAAGCCTTTTTCCAGCTCATACATTCCTGGACGGAATACTGCTCCGGCAATCTCTACCCGATTAGCAAAACGATCTAAAATTGCCTCAACAACATATTTATCACCATTCAACGGATTATATTTGCTGAAATCATCAGCATTGATATCAGTGATGCGTCTTTCCTTATTGGTATTTTGTAAAACCTTAATTTTTGCGGTGTATGCTTTATTGGAGAATCCACCGGCAAAGCCAATCAGATCTTCCAGCGTCTCTCTGCTTAAAACCTCATACAAAGCTGGCCTTTTCACTTCACCAGACATTTCAACCCTTGTTCTGTAAACTGGTATGTTAATGACATCCTGATCCTGTAAACGAATGTTTCCAACTTGAAGACCTTTTAACAGAAAATCATATACATCAATTGCAGCTACAATTTTATTATTGCGGATAACCTGTATATTTCTAAATGATCCATTTTGATTCGGCCCTCCTGAAGCGCTCAAAGCATTGAAGACTGTTGACAGAGAGGATAAAGTATAAGATCCCGGCTTCACAACCTCTCCAAGAATCGTAATTTTTATGCTCCTTATGTTTCCCAGATTTACTGCTACATTAGTTCTCCCGTTTTTTAAGCCGGGATAAGTACGCGACATTAAGGATTTTATTTTCGATGTTGCCTGTTCGATAGACAACCCACCCACTGAAATCAGTCCCACATATTGTAGTCTGATGGTTCCGTCCGGACTAACAGGAAGCTTATAGTTTGCCTCATTATCACCTGTCAGATCAATTAGCAACTGATCATCCGGGCCGATAACATAACTTTTAGGAGTGGCCATTCTTAAATTAGGCTCAAACTTTATATCATTGTTCCTAAATAAATCGGCACCAAAAATCTTAGGGATCAGATCTCCGAAAGCATCTCTCATTTCTGACCTGGCTTTCTCTGACTGAAGGTTTTTCTTGTTTTTTGTTGAATCAGCACCATCATAACTTCTTTCTGCTCCTTCTCCGGCTCCATCACCGAGGTTTTGATTATTTGCTTTTACATCAGGAACACCACCGGCTTTCCTGATCTTATCAACACGGACTTTCAATTTGGCTACTTCTTCGGGCTTCATGCCCTGTGCAGCTGCCATTTGTTCTATCTGTCCGTCACCGCCACCAGCAGCCTCTGAACGCTGCATCAACTGACGCACCTGTGTATCAGTAAGTTCATCAACTTTTACATCAGAATAGTTGGTCTGTGCGTAACCCTGCTGACTTACTATGATACAAAACACAAACAGTAATGCAGCTATTATCTTTTTAACATTCATAAGGGTAACCTGTAATAATATATTTTTATACTTATTCGAAGTGATTCAATGTATTAAAACCGCCATCCTTCAAATATGCGTCTTTCTTCATCAATTGTAAATCAGCATGAACCATTTCTTTAACCAGCATTGGTAAATCATATTTTGGTTCCCAGCCCAACTGCGTTTTAGATTTCGTAGGGTCACCCAATAAAAGATCAACTTCTGTTGGTCTGAAATACTTCGGATCAACACTGACTACAGTAGTTCCCGGCTTCAGGTAAAGCTCATTCAAACCTAAAGATAAAACAAGATCGTGATCAATATCTATAATTACCCCCTTCTCATGCTCATCTTTACCACTAAACTCAATATCGATACCTAATTCTGCGAAGCTCATCTTTACGAAATCACGAACTGTTGTAGTCACTCCTGTTGCAATTACAAAATCTTCAGCTTTTTCCTGTTGAAGAATCAGCCACATCGCTTCGATATAATCCTTGGCATGTCCCCAATCTCTTTGTGCGGAAAGGTTACCCAGATACAAGCATTTCTGCAAACCCAGAGCAATTTTGGTCGCAGCCCTTGTAATTTTACGCGTCACGAAAGTCTCTCCTCTAAGCGGGCTTTCATGATTAAACAAAATCCCGTTACAAGCGAACATACCATAAGCTTCTCTATAATTTACAGTGATCCAATAACCGTATATTTTAGCGACTGCATAAGGTGATCTTGGATAAAACGGAGTATTTTCACTTTGAGGTACAGCTTGTACCAAACCATATAATTCAGAAGTAGAGGCTTGATAAATTCTGGTCTTTTTTTCCAGTCCAAGAATACGTATAGCCTCTAATAACCTTAATGTCCCTAAACCATCAGCATTAGCAGTGTATTCAGGCATTTCGAAACTCACCTGCACATGGCTCATCGCTGCCAGATTATAGATCTCGTCCGGCTGTGTTTCCTGAATGATGCGAATCAGATTAGTTGAATCTGTGAGATCGCCAAAATGCAATTTAAAATTTACCCCATGTTCATGTTGATCTTGATATAAATGATCAATCCTATCCGTATTGAACAAAGAAGAACGTCTCTTCAGTCCATGAACAAAGTATCCCTTTTTTAAAAGGAACTCTGCAAGATAGGCACCATCCTGGCCTGTAACACCGGTAATTAGGGCAACTTTCATTAGGTTATTTTTTTATGTAGGGGTCAAAGATAAATGAATTATTTGATTACTGAGAAATATATCACAATTGAAACGGCCTATAAATTTTGTATACAGAAATTTAAACTATCTCTCCAATAAGGGATTTCAATGCCCATTACTGCCTTAATTTTTGTCTTGTCCATCACAGAGTAATGTGGTCTTTTCGCCCTGGTCACAAAGGCAGAAGAAGGTACAGGTAAAACCGTCATATCTACTTCAGCAAATTCAAAAACAGCTTTTGCGAAATCATACCATGAGGCGACACCTTCATTACTATAATGATAAACCCCAAAATTCTTTGTTTCTTTTTGTATCAGCTGAACAATCATCCTGGCCAGGTCCATGGCATAAGTTGGTGTACCCACCTGATCGTAAATAACACTGAGCTGATCCTTACTTTGTGCCAGCTTTAACATTGTTTTCACAAAATTATTAGCTTTTTCAGAGTATAACCAGCTCGTTCTTATAATATAATAAGAGTCCATGATTTCCTGAATTTCCTGCTCGCCTTTTAACTTGGACAAACCATAAACATTAACAGGGCTGGCTGGCATCTCCTCTTTTAATGGAATGTTTGAATTTCCATCAAAAACAAAATCCGTAGAGATATGTATTAATGTAGTCTGATGCACCAGACAAATCTCTGCAAGTCTTTTCACAGCAAATTCGTTGATCTCAAAAACGCGGTCCAGATCGTCTTCTGCCTGATCTACAGCTGTATATGCAGCACAGTTAATACAATATAATGGTTTATGTGCTTCAAACAATTTTGCAACATCTTCTGCATTGATGAAGTCAAGGTCACTTTTTGAGAGAAACA from Pedobacter sp. WC2423 carries:
- a CDS encoding SLBB domain-containing protein — its product is MNVKKIIAALLFVFCIIVSQQGYAQTNYSDVKVDELTDTQVRQLMQRSEAAGGGDGQIEQMAAAQGMKPEEVAKLKVRVDKIRKAGGVPDVKANNQNLGDGAGEGAERSYDGADSTKNKKNLQSEKARSEMRDAFGDLIPKIFGADLFRNNDIKFEPNLRMATPKSYVIGPDDQLLIDLTGDNEANYKLPVSPDGTIRLQYVGLISVGGLSIEQATSKIKSLMSRTYPGLKNGRTNVAVNLGNIRSIKITILGEVVKPGSYTLSSLSTVFNALSASGGPNQNGSFRNIQVIRNNKIVAAIDVYDFLLKGLQVGNIRLQDQDVINIPVYRTRVEMSGEVKRPALYEVLSRETLEDLIGFAGGFSNKAYTAKIKVLQNTNKERRITDINADDFSKYNPLNGDKYVVEAILDRFANRVEIAGAVFRPGMYELEKGLTLKQLIQKADGLKEDAFLNRGYISRLNSDNSLALLSFDVDKVSKGTDPDITLRREDKVTISSIFDLREEYKVDIKGEVRNPGTFDYGDGMTLEALIQMAGGFREGATPGRIEIARRIKNSDASSISAKTADILNVNISRDLKIQDSAFVLQPFDIVSVRSSEGYQVQQQVRIEGEVLYPGIYTITRKDERISDVIKRAGGLTVLSFAEGASLKRPGQESVRDKNGKIIPGNSSDKNAIDKQEEEMQKMANLKRLQGVGVQDTAQLIQEVKVLGSDLVGIDLVKILKDPASKYDLLLEDGDVIRVPKQLQTVKVTGEVLRPTNIVYSPNKSMKQYINGAGGFTYNANKKSAYIQYANGSVDAGSKFLFFNNYPRVKPGAEIFVPKRAPREKFGIAGISAVAAALSGLITALVVILR
- the gmd gene encoding GDP-mannose 4,6-dehydratase, whose product is MKVALITGVTGQDGAYLAEFLLKKGYFVHGLKRRSSLFNTDRIDHLYQDQHEHGVNFKLHFGDLTDSTNLIRIIQETQPDEIYNLAAMSHVQVSFEMPEYTANADGLGTLRLLEAIRILGLEKKTRIYQASTSELYGLVQAVPQSENTPFYPRSPYAVAKIYGYWITVNYREAYGMFACNGILFNHESPLRGETFVTRKITRAATKIALGLQKCLYLGNLSAQRDWGHAKDYIEAMWLILQQEKAEDFVIATGVTTTVRDFVKMSFAELGIDIEFSGKDEHEKGVIIDIDHDLVLSLGLNELYLKPGTTVVSVDPKYFRPTEVDLLLGDPTKSKTQLGWEPKYDLPMLVKEMVHADLQLMKKDAYLKDGGFNTLNHFE
- the rfbD gene encoding dTDP-4-dehydrorhamnose reductase encodes the protein MKRNIIVIGGSGQLGQCLNEVVSGKEQLFNYLFLSKSDLDFINAEDVAKLFEAHKPLYCINCAAYTAVDQAEDDLDRVFEINEFAVKRLAEICLVHQTTLIHISTDFVFDGNSNIPLKEEMPASPVNVYGLSKLKGEQEIQEIMDSYYIIRTSWLYSEKANNFVKTMLKLAQSKDQLSVIYDQVGTPTYAMDLARMIVQLIQKETKNFGVYHYSNEGVASWYDFAKAVFEFAEVDMTVLPVPSSAFVTRAKRPHYSVMDKTKIKAVMGIEIPYWRDSLNFCIQNL